Proteins encoded together in one Synechococcus sp. A15-62 window:
- a CDS encoding DUF2811 domain-containing protein, whose amino-acid sequence MDRNHLERCHEMGATERGSASKANYVSLETEIPEVLYRGMKDFIGENPTWDQYRVMSSALAHFLFQNGCDDRAVTERYLDDLFIRPDH is encoded by the coding sequence ATGGATCGAAATCACCTTGAGCGATGCCATGAAATGGGGGCCACGGAGCGCGGGAGCGCTTCAAAAGCCAACTACGTGAGCCTCGAGACGGAAATCCCCGAGGTGCTCTATCGAGGCATGAAGGATTTCATCGGGGAGAACCCCACCTGGGACCAATACCGCGTGATGAGTTCTGCTCTTGCCCACTTTCTGTTTCAGAACGGCTGTGACGACCGCGCTGTGACCGAGCGCTATCTCGACGATCTGTTCATCCGCCCCGACCACTGA
- a CDS encoding GMC oxidoreductase, protein MSSRSMNCDGPWDAIVVGSGASGGVAAMTLAEAGARVLVVEAGPDLSSTQAFGTEPGNLLRRIVGLTSGSHRQQSQHPGYWKANPRLYADERLHPYEHPADQPFLWTRGLQVGGRSLTWGGITLRLSDEDLAGVDVEGEQVSWPLRSGELTPHYSELERWLGVHGGRDGLNHLPDGDMQPALAATPAEQRFADAVRQRLGYPVIPSRGFGPAPQGEDPAWPRSSSRGSSLPRAMATGRTQLLSAHLVEHLLMDAGGDKAIGVVAVDQSNGNRRELKADLVVLAASTIQTVSILLRSRCGEQSNGLDDPSGRLGTRLMDHVSTSQFFAFPEPVPGEQPMLTGAGSFFVPFGRHLPSADFQGGYGLWGGIGRFDPPRWLRRRPSSITGFLIGHGEVLPRADNRVTLSERTDRWGVRVPSIACRWSSNELAMVRHMRTSIQACITAAGGEAKSIKDLFRLPLVEPFLEGAVALSEGAAPPGYYIHEVGGAAMGLSEGSSVVDSSNRLWRAPNVLVVDGACWPTSAWQSPTLTMMALSRRACLLALSGRGG, encoded by the coding sequence ATGAGCAGTCGCTCCATGAACTGCGATGGCCCCTGGGACGCCATTGTTGTTGGCTCAGGAGCGAGTGGCGGCGTGGCCGCCATGACCCTGGCCGAAGCAGGAGCGAGGGTGCTCGTGGTGGAGGCAGGACCTGACCTCAGCAGCACCCAAGCCTTCGGGACTGAACCAGGAAATCTGCTGCGGCGGATCGTGGGCTTGACCAGCGGCAGTCATCGCCAGCAGTCCCAGCATCCCGGCTATTGGAAAGCCAACCCTCGTCTGTATGCCGACGAGCGTCTGCATCCCTACGAGCACCCGGCGGATCAGCCGTTTCTGTGGACGCGAGGCCTGCAGGTTGGCGGCCGCAGCCTCACCTGGGGTGGCATCACCCTGCGTCTCTCGGATGAGGATCTGGCCGGTGTGGATGTGGAGGGTGAACAGGTCAGTTGGCCGTTGCGCAGCGGTGAGCTGACTCCTCACTACTCCGAACTGGAGCGCTGGCTGGGTGTACACGGTGGGCGCGATGGTTTGAATCATCTGCCGGATGGCGACATGCAACCGGCTCTGGCGGCGACGCCGGCGGAACAGCGTTTTGCAGATGCTGTGCGGCAACGGTTGGGGTATCCCGTGATTCCCTCAAGGGGGTTTGGTCCGGCGCCGCAGGGAGAGGATCCCGCCTGGCCCCGTTCCAGCAGTCGCGGCAGCAGCCTTCCTCGCGCCATGGCCACAGGACGCACCCAGCTGCTCTCTGCGCATTTGGTCGAGCATCTGTTGATGGATGCCGGCGGAGATAAAGCCATCGGTGTGGTTGCCGTTGACCAATCCAATGGCAACCGCAGGGAGTTGAAGGCGGATCTCGTGGTCCTGGCTGCTTCCACCATTCAGACTGTCTCCATCCTGTTGCGCTCCCGTTGTGGCGAACAGAGCAACGGTTTGGACGACCCTTCTGGACGACTGGGCACACGCTTGATGGACCATGTCTCCACATCGCAGTTTTTTGCCTTCCCCGAGCCTGTTCCGGGGGAACAGCCGATGCTCACGGGGGCTGGAAGCTTTTTTGTTCCCTTTGGCCGACACTTGCCATCGGCTGATTTTCAGGGCGGCTATGGCCTTTGGGGTGGCATTGGACGATTTGATCCGCCGCGATGGTTACGGCGTCGCCCTTCGAGCATCACCGGGTTCCTGATTGGTCATGGCGAAGTTCTCCCGCGGGCTGACAACAGGGTGACCTTGAGTGAGCGCACGGATCGCTGGGGCGTGCGTGTCCCCTCGATTGCCTGCCGTTGGAGCAGCAATGAATTGGCCATGGTGAGGCACATGCGCACCTCGATCCAGGCCTGCATTACCGCCGCCGGGGGCGAAGCCAAATCGATCAAAGACCTCTTTCGCCTCCCCTTGGTTGAGCCTTTTTTGGAAGGTGCTGTTGCGCTGTCTGAAGGGGCAGCTCCTCCGGGTTATTACATCCATGAGGTGGGAGGGGCTGCGATGGGGCTAAGCGAGGGCAGCAGCGTCGTTGATTCCTCCAACCGTCTCTGGCGTGCTCCCAACGTTCTTGTTGTGGATGGTGCCTGCTGGCCCACGTCGGCCTGGCAGAGCCCAACGCTGACGATGATGGCCTTAAGCCGTCGGGCCTGCCTGTTGGCCCTCAGTGGTCGGGGCGGATGA
- a CDS encoding asparaginase, producing MTLPSGFSPAARSRSAPLEVCLRRGSITESVHRVHAVVCDGRGRVLMSAGNAGLESFIRSALKPFQAMPFLSSGTADQLDVDERGIAISCASHAGTNAHAREAFRLLWKAELDSSSLQCPVPNGADSPLQHNCSGKHAAFLATSRKMGWPIETYLQQDHPLQVEVNRRVAELIGLPAEELVAERDDCGAPTLVLQLAQMALLYAHLGASQHAELEQISRAMLSHPDIVAGEGRFDTELMRRSHGQVLSKGGAEGIQCLSRVGEGLGVAIKVEDGSRRAKQAVALHLLRQLEWLTPMGLDELDEQVLVVNPSVKLSVSGALQA from the coding sequence ATGACTTTGCCCTCGGGCTTCAGCCCTGCAGCCCGGTCCAGGTCAGCCCCCCTTGAGGTTTGCTTGCGGCGCGGATCGATCACGGAATCGGTGCACCGCGTCCATGCCGTGGTCTGTGATGGCCGAGGACGGGTGTTGATGTCGGCGGGGAATGCTGGGTTGGAAAGCTTCATTCGCTCGGCTCTGAAGCCCTTTCAGGCCATGCCGTTTCTCAGCAGTGGAACAGCCGACCAGCTGGATGTTGATGAACGGGGCATCGCCATCAGCTGCGCGTCCCATGCGGGCACAAATGCCCACGCCCGCGAAGCCTTCCGGTTGCTCTGGAAAGCGGAGTTGGACAGCTCATCACTTCAATGCCCTGTGCCGAATGGGGCTGATAGTCCCCTTCAGCACAATTGTTCCGGCAAGCACGCTGCCTTCCTGGCCACCAGCCGAAAGATGGGCTGGCCGATCGAGACCTATCTCCAGCAGGACCATCCACTGCAGGTTGAGGTGAACCGCAGGGTCGCTGAACTGATCGGCTTGCCTGCTGAGGAATTGGTTGCCGAGCGGGATGACTGTGGAGCTCCCACCCTGGTGTTGCAGTTGGCTCAGATGGCCTTGCTCTATGCCCACCTCGGTGCCTCACAACATGCCGAACTCGAGCAGATCAGTCGTGCGATGCTGAGTCACCCCGACATTGTGGCCGGTGAGGGTCGCTTCGACACCGAGCTGATGCGGCGCAGCCACGGTCAGGTCTTGAGCAAGGGCGGTGCAGAGGGCATTCAATGCCTCAGTCGCGTTGGCGAAGGTCTTGGAGTAGCCATCAAGGTGGAAGATGGCTCCCGTCGTGCCAAGCAAGCGGTTGCGCTGCATCTCTTGCGTCAACTCGAGTGGCTCACACCCATGGGGCTTGATGAGCTCGATGAGCAGGTGCTGGTCGTGAACCCAAGCGTCAAACTCAGCGTGTCCGGTGCCTTGCAGGCGTGA
- a CDS encoding CGLD27 family protein — translation MSEAVSCPVPPEQRPLEEFQQLCESWFFSWPAGQEPSLGQRLAGFWLLMLPVCSLIASGSWTLKQDPPRLLAAAAVAALVLPLLLLVRQWLGWTYVMQRLLRESVDYEESGWYDGQTWEKPLSWRERDLLVARHEVRPILGRLGRAMATSAGLMLAGASLCQAL, via the coding sequence ATGTCTGAAGCGGTGTCCTGCCCCGTTCCACCGGAGCAGCGGCCTCTTGAAGAGTTCCAGCAACTCTGTGAGTCATGGTTCTTCTCCTGGCCAGCGGGTCAGGAACCTAGTCTCGGGCAACGCCTTGCGGGCTTCTGGTTGCTGATGCTGCCGGTGTGCAGCCTGATTGCCAGTGGGAGCTGGACCCTGAAGCAGGACCCGCCCCGGCTTCTGGCTGCAGCCGCTGTGGCCGCTCTTGTGCTCCCTCTGCTGTTGCTGGTGCGGCAATGGCTGGGCTGGACCTATGTAATGCAGCGGCTTCTGCGTGAATCCGTCGACTATGAGGAATCAGGCTGGTACGACGGACAGACCTGGGAAAAGCCTTTGTCATGGCGGGAACGCGACCTGCTGGTGGCCCGGCATGAGGTTCGTCCGATCCTGGGTCGTCTGGGACGAGCCATGGCCACCTCAGCGGGTTTGATGCTGGCCGGTGCCAGTCTCTGTCAGGCTCTCTGA
- the rsfS gene encoding ribosome silencing factor, which produces MDSEKLAELVADACDDRKATDIRLIRVDEVSSLADWMVIAGGQSDVQVRAIARSVEDRLETEADLLPLRKEGLNEGRWALLDYGDVIVHVLMPDERGYYDLEAFWSHGESRTFLPSVQ; this is translated from the coding sequence ATGGATAGCGAAAAGCTTGCTGAACTGGTGGCCGATGCCTGTGATGACCGCAAGGCCACCGACATCCGTCTGATCCGTGTCGATGAGGTGTCCAGCCTGGCCGATTGGATGGTGATCGCGGGCGGTCAGTCCGACGTTCAGGTGCGTGCCATTGCCCGGTCGGTTGAAGATCGCCTGGAGACTGAGGCAGACCTGCTTCCCTTGCGCAAAGAAGGGCTGAATGAGGGGCGCTGGGCTCTTCTTGATTACGGCGATGTGATCGTTCACGTGCTGATGCCCGATGAGCGCGGCTACTACGACCTTGAGGCCTTCTGGAGTCACGGCGAAAGCCGAACCTTCTTACCGTCGGTGCAGTAA
- a CDS encoding DUF3318 domain-containing protein, translating into MSELQRLKGLLPPEMQSWVFVESAAAVDPPLITLEEIGRDEVEIQVDLDEWDALALDHRNLLFWHEVGRIQNDTIPRDGWEMAALAIGLGGAIGELWVQDGLLLLMALGLSGFAGYRLYLKNNSEKRLQDAISADERAIDLACRFGYSVPNAYRSLGGALKELVEKTRKKRRRSYYEDRLEALRKSASKARAEMAQQEGSRSSVTSENVYG; encoded by the coding sequence ATGAGTGAGCTCCAGCGCCTGAAGGGGCTGCTGCCACCGGAAATGCAGAGCTGGGTGTTTGTGGAATCAGCTGCTGCAGTCGATCCTCCCCTCATCACCCTTGAGGAGATTGGCAGGGATGAAGTGGAGATCCAGGTGGATCTCGATGAATGGGATGCCCTTGCGTTGGATCACCGCAACTTGCTGTTCTGGCATGAGGTCGGTCGGATCCAGAACGACACGATTCCCCGGGATGGGTGGGAGATGGCGGCTCTGGCCATCGGCCTAGGAGGTGCTATCGGTGAATTGTGGGTTCAAGACGGCCTGCTGCTGTTGATGGCTCTTGGCTTGTCCGGCTTTGCGGGGTATCGGCTCTACCTGAAGAACAATTCCGAGAAACGCCTGCAAGACGCCATCAGTGCCGACGAGCGGGCGATCGACCTGGCCTGCCGATTCGGGTACAGCGTGCCCAACGCCTATCGCAGTCTTGGGGGCGCGTTGAAGGAGCTGGTCGAAAAGACCCGCAAGAAGCGCCGCCGCAGCTACTACGAAGACCGTCTGGAGGCGCTGCGCAAGAGTGCCAGCAAGGCCAGAGCTGAAATGGCCCAGCAGGAGGGCTCACGCAGCTCCGTTACCAGCGAGAACGTTTATGGATAG
- the carB gene encoding carbamoyl-phosphate synthase large subunit: MPRRSDLRRILLVGSGPIVIGQACEFDYSGTQACKALRAEGYEVILINSNPASIMTDPEMADRTYIEPLTPDVVTRVIEKERPDALLPTMGGQTALNLAVTLAENGTLERFGIELIGADLKAIQKAEDRLLFKQAMERIGVKVCPSGIASSQEEAEAVGAAIGSFPRIIRPAFTLGGSGGGIAYNPEEYAAICKSGLEASPVSQILIEQSLLGWKEFELEVMRDLADNVVIVCSIENLDPMGVHTGDSITVAPAQTLTDREYQRLRDQSIAIIREIGVATGGSNIQFAINPDNGDVVVIEMNPRVSRSSALASKATGFPIAKIAARLAVGYTLDEILNDITGKTPACFEPTIDYVVTKIPRFAFEKFRGSPAVLTTSMKSVGEAMAIGRCFEESFQKAMRSLETGFSGWGGDREEPGLTDSELDRQLRTPSPERILSVRTAMVRGRSDEEIHRISKIDPWFLAKLRRIIEAEARLIKGKSLDQLDADSLFEAKQLGFSDRQIAWHTNSDELSVRQRRHQLEVRTVFKTVDTCAAEFASSTPYHYSTYERPLQTLQADGSLKPLPASSEVSRREDGRKMMILGGGPNRIGQGIEFDYCCCHASFAGQDQGITTVMVNSNPETVSTDYDTSDSLYFEPLTLEDVLNVIEAERPDGVVVQFGGQTPLKLAIPLLRWLDSDEGRATGTSIWGTSPESIDRAEDREQFEAILRDLNIRQPRNGLARSEEEARAVATRVGYPVVVRPSYVLGGRAMEVVFDEEELNRYMREAVQVEPDHPVLIDQYLENAVEVDVDALCDHTGAVIVGGLMEHIEPAGIHSGDSACCLPAVSLGEAALNTIREWSRSLAQTLEVRGLINLQFAVQRNTDGSEVVYIIEANPRASRTVPFVAKATGQPLARLATRLMAGETLTDIGMTSEPKPPLQSIKEAVLPFRRFPGADTVLGPEMRSTGEVMGSADSFGMAYAKAELGAGEALPTQGTVFLSTHDRDKQALVPIAARLIELGFDVTATSGTAQALANAGLKVQSVLKVHEGRPNIEDQIRSNQVQLVINTPIGRQAAHDDKYLRRAALDYAVPTVTTLAGARAAVEAISALQQQPRLSIHALQDVHAMQR; encoded by the coding sequence ATGCCGAGGCGGTCTGATCTGCGTCGCATTCTCCTGGTGGGATCTGGTCCGATCGTGATCGGCCAGGCCTGTGAGTTCGATTACTCAGGAACCCAGGCCTGCAAGGCACTCAGAGCCGAGGGATATGAAGTCATCCTGATCAACTCCAATCCGGCGTCGATCATGACCGACCCGGAGATGGCGGACCGCACCTATATCGAGCCACTCACGCCGGACGTCGTGACGCGGGTGATCGAAAAAGAGCGGCCAGATGCTCTGCTGCCAACCATGGGGGGGCAGACCGCCCTCAACCTGGCGGTCACCCTGGCGGAAAACGGCACCCTCGAACGCTTTGGCATCGAGTTGATCGGTGCCGACCTCAAGGCGATCCAGAAGGCGGAAGACCGTCTGCTGTTCAAGCAGGCCATGGAGCGCATCGGGGTGAAGGTCTGCCCTTCGGGCATTGCCTCATCCCAGGAAGAAGCTGAAGCCGTGGGGGCCGCGATCGGAAGTTTCCCCCGGATCATCAGGCCCGCCTTCACCCTGGGGGGAAGTGGCGGGGGCATTGCCTACAACCCCGAGGAATACGCAGCAATCTGCAAGAGCGGACTTGAAGCGAGTCCGGTGTCTCAGATTCTGATCGAGCAATCGCTCCTGGGCTGGAAGGAATTCGAGCTTGAGGTGATGCGTGATCTGGCAGACAACGTCGTGATCGTCTGCAGCATCGAAAACCTCGACCCCATGGGGGTGCATACGGGGGATTCGATCACGGTGGCTCCGGCCCAGACCCTCACGGATAGGGAGTACCAGCGGTTGCGCGACCAGTCGATCGCCATCATTCGGGAAATCGGTGTCGCAACGGGCGGAAGCAACATTCAGTTCGCAATCAATCCCGACAACGGCGACGTTGTGGTGATCGAAATGAATCCCAGGGTGAGCCGATCATCAGCCCTGGCCAGCAAGGCCACCGGATTCCCGATCGCCAAGATCGCCGCTCGCCTCGCCGTCGGCTACACCCTCGACGAAATCCTCAACGACATCACCGGCAAGACACCTGCCTGCTTCGAGCCGACGATTGATTACGTCGTCACCAAAATCCCCCGCTTCGCCTTCGAAAAATTCCGAGGCAGTCCGGCCGTGCTCACCACTTCAATGAAATCGGTGGGAGAAGCGATGGCCATCGGCCGCTGTTTCGAAGAGTCGTTCCAGAAAGCCATGCGTTCCCTGGAAACGGGGTTCTCGGGCTGGGGAGGCGACCGGGAGGAACCGGGGCTCACTGATAGTGAATTGGATCGTCAGCTGAGGACCCCCTCTCCGGAGCGCATCCTCAGCGTGCGAACGGCGATGGTGCGAGGACGCAGCGATGAGGAGATTCATCGGATCAGCAAGATTGATCCTTGGTTCCTCGCCAAACTGCGTCGGATCATTGAGGCGGAGGCCAGGCTGATCAAAGGCAAAAGCCTGGATCAGCTGGATGCCGACAGCCTGTTTGAAGCCAAGCAACTGGGTTTTTCAGACCGACAGATCGCCTGGCACACCAACAGCGACGAATTGTCTGTGCGTCAGCGGCGCCATCAGCTCGAGGTTCGCACCGTCTTCAAAACCGTCGACACCTGCGCAGCGGAGTTCGCCTCTTCCACTCCCTATCACTACTCGACCTACGAACGTCCCTTGCAGACCCTGCAGGCTGACGGATCCCTCAAGCCCCTTCCCGCTTCATCTGAGGTGAGTCGCCGTGAGGACGGCCGCAAGATGATGATCCTCGGTGGTGGACCCAACCGGATCGGGCAAGGCATCGAATTCGACTACTGCTGCTGTCATGCCTCCTTTGCGGGGCAGGACCAGGGGATCACCACGGTGATGGTGAACAGCAATCCGGAAACGGTGTCCACCGATTACGACACCAGCGACAGCCTTTACTTCGAACCGCTCACCCTGGAGGACGTTCTCAATGTGATCGAAGCGGAGCGTCCTGATGGCGTGGTGGTGCAATTCGGTGGACAGACGCCTCTGAAACTCGCGATTCCCCTGCTGCGCTGGCTGGACAGTGATGAGGGGCGCGCAACGGGCACCAGCATCTGGGGCACCTCCCCTGAATCAATCGACCGGGCCGAGGACCGCGAGCAATTCGAAGCCATCCTCCGCGATCTGAACATCCGCCAACCTCGCAACGGATTAGCACGCAGCGAGGAGGAAGCACGGGCCGTGGCCACACGAGTGGGCTACCCGGTCGTCGTGCGTCCCTCCTACGTCTTGGGCGGGCGGGCCATGGAGGTGGTGTTCGACGAAGAGGAACTCAACCGCTACATGCGCGAAGCCGTGCAGGTGGAGCCAGACCATCCGGTGCTGATTGACCAGTACCTCGAAAATGCTGTTGAAGTGGACGTGGACGCTCTCTGCGATCACACCGGAGCTGTGATCGTCGGTGGGCTGATGGAGCACATCGAACCGGCGGGAATCCATTCCGGAGACTCAGCTTGCTGCTTGCCCGCGGTTTCCCTCGGCGAGGCGGCACTGAACACGATTCGTGAGTGGAGTCGCTCCCTGGCGCAAACGCTCGAAGTGCGGGGTCTGATCAACCTCCAGTTCGCCGTGCAGCGCAACACCGATGGATCGGAAGTGGTTTACATCATCGAAGCCAACCCCCGCGCCTCCAGGACGGTCCCCTTCGTCGCCAAGGCCACAGGTCAACCTCTCGCTCGCCTGGCAACCCGACTGATGGCGGGCGAAACCCTGACCGACATCGGCATGACCAGCGAGCCAAAGCCGCCGCTGCAATCGATCAAGGAGGCGGTGCTGCCGTTCCGGCGCTTCCCGGGGGCCGACACGGTGCTCGGACCGGAAATGCGCTCCACGGGAGAGGTGATGGGATCCGCCGACAGTTTCGGCATGGCCTATGCCAAGGCTGAACTCGGCGCTGGAGAAGCACTGCCCACCCAGGGGACAGTGTTCCTCTCCACCCACGACCGCGACAAACAGGCTCTGGTGCCCATCGCCGCTCGGCTGATCGAACTCGGGTTCGATGTGACGGCCACCTCAGGCACGGCTCAGGCGCTCGCCAACGCCGGGTTGAAGGTGCAATCGGTGCTCAAGGTTCATGAGGGGCGCCCCAACATCGAGGATCAGATCCGCTCCAATCAGGTGCAGCTGGTGATCAACACACCGATCGGCCGTCAAGCTGCCCATGACGACAAGTACCTGCGTCGGGCAGCGCTCGATTACGCCGTTCCAACGGTGACGACCCTTGCAGGAGCGCGGGCAGCGGTGGAGGCGATCTCTGCGCTCCAGCAACAGCCGAGGCTCAGCATCCACGCCCTGCAAGACGTGCACGCCATGCAGCGTTAG
- a CDS encoding DUF3386 domain-containing protein yields the protein MTASVPVKPGSDLRDDFRRAYENRYTWEPGFSGYRGRCTWQQGDQRVEGTFEIGADLKAKVDGIENEEILKAVNSQLWEVAIHRVRRSFEQTHGENTFTAGDTNDVGTEVLVGGKGAGDKYRIKDDVVTMVHRHIHGTVVTIYTTDVTDTGAGYLSHTYTSQYADPETGEARGGRSSFQDSFAPLPGDGPWVLTERVVSTEVHGDTPAGSQTFRFEDLESL from the coding sequence GTGACAGCCTCCGTTCCCGTTAAGCCTGGAAGCGACCTGCGTGATGACTTCCGTCGCGCCTACGAGAACCGCTACACCTGGGAGCCTGGATTCTCCGGCTATCGCGGCCGCTGCACATGGCAACAGGGCGATCAACGGGTCGAGGGCACGTTTGAGATCGGCGCCGATCTCAAAGCCAAGGTGGACGGCATTGAAAACGAAGAGATTCTCAAGGCAGTGAATTCCCAGCTCTGGGAAGTCGCGATCCATCGCGTGCGGCGCAGCTTCGAGCAGACCCACGGTGAGAACACCTTCACTGCCGGCGACACCAACGATGTGGGAACCGAAGTGCTCGTCGGTGGTAAGGGAGCCGGGGACAAGTACCGCATCAAGGATGACGTGGTGACCATGGTTCACCGTCACATCCACGGCACAGTCGTGACGATCTACACCACAGATGTCACCGACACGGGTGCGGGCTACCTCAGCCACACCTACACCAGTCAGTACGCCGACCCAGAGACGGGAGAAGCCCGGGGCGGCCGCAGCAGCTTCCAAGACAGCTTCGCTCCTCTGCCTGGGGATGGCCCCTGGGTGCTGACCGAGCGGGTCGTGAGCACCGAGGTCCATGGCGATACCCCCGCCGGAAGCCAGACCTTCCGTTTTGAAGATCTCGAATCGCTCTGA
- a CDS encoding sodium:alanine symporter family protein: MGGVESTIQAINGPINSIVWGWPTVLLIAATGILLMVGLRFMPLQRLGYGISMMLRPAASQTEGEITPFQALMTSLSATIGTGNIAGVAGAIAVGGPGAVFWMWIIAIFGIATKYAEAVLAVQFRETDGDGNHVGGPMYYIRNGLGSGWSWMAGLFALFGMLAGFGIGNGVQAFEVSSALSLIGIPKLATGVVLAALVFAVVIGGIKRIAQAASAIVPLMSILYVAACLLVLLANLGSVPEAFATIFSNAFSGQAAAGGALGQVVLMGFKRGIFSNEAGLGSAPIAHAAAKTDDPVRQGTVAMLGTFIDTLIICTMTALVIITTKANLILDAAGDKLSGADLSIAAFNTGIAGSGVVVTLGLVVFAFTTILGWSFYGERCTTYLFGDSAVLPFRLAWVAVVVIGAVAGDRGVIWSIADTLNGLMALPNLVALILLSGTVFKLTKAYSFSD; this comes from the coding sequence ATGGGCGGAGTCGAGTCGACCATTCAGGCCATCAATGGCCCGATCAACAGCATTGTCTGGGGATGGCCCACCGTCCTTTTGATCGCCGCGACGGGCATTCTTTTGATGGTGGGCCTGCGGTTCATGCCGCTGCAACGACTGGGCTATGGCATCTCGATGATGCTGCGGCCGGCTGCATCACAAACGGAAGGGGAGATCACCCCCTTTCAAGCGCTGATGACGTCGTTGTCGGCCACGATCGGGACGGGAAACATCGCCGGTGTTGCCGGGGCCATCGCCGTTGGTGGACCCGGAGCCGTCTTTTGGATGTGGATCATCGCGATCTTCGGCATCGCGACCAAATACGCCGAAGCAGTGCTCGCGGTTCAGTTCCGCGAAACCGATGGAGACGGCAACCACGTTGGTGGGCCGATGTACTACATCCGCAACGGACTCGGCAGCGGCTGGAGCTGGATGGCCGGCCTGTTTGCCCTCTTCGGCATGTTGGCGGGATTTGGCATCGGCAATGGGGTTCAGGCCTTTGAGGTGTCATCTGCCCTAAGCCTGATCGGCATCCCGAAGCTGGCCACCGGAGTCGTTTTGGCGGCCCTGGTCTTTGCTGTCGTTATCGGGGGGATCAAGCGCATCGCCCAGGCGGCCTCCGCCATTGTTCCGTTGATGTCGATCCTCTACGTCGCTGCATGCCTGCTGGTGTTGTTGGCCAATCTGGGCAGCGTGCCTGAAGCCTTCGCCACGATTTTCTCCAACGCCTTCTCCGGCCAAGCCGCTGCCGGTGGTGCCCTCGGTCAGGTGGTGCTGATGGGCTTTAAAAGGGGCATTTTCTCCAATGAAGCGGGCCTCGGCAGCGCTCCGATCGCTCACGCGGCCGCCAAAACCGATGATCCCGTTCGCCAGGGCACGGTGGCCATGCTGGGCACCTTCATCGACACCCTGATCATCTGCACGATGACCGCCCTGGTGATCATCACCACCAAAGCCAATCTGATCCTCGATGCAGCCGGCGACAAACTCAGTGGAGCAGACCTCTCCATCGCTGCCTTCAACACCGGCATCGCCGGCAGCGGCGTGGTGGTGACCCTGGGCTTGGTGGTCTTCGCCTTCACCACCATTCTCGGCTGGAGCTTCTACGGCGAGCGCTGCACCACCTATCTGTTCGGCGACTCCGCAGTTCTGCCCTTTCGTCTGGCCTGGGTGGCTGTTGTCGTGATTGGTGCTGTTGCCGGCGACCGCGGCGTGATCTGGTCGATTGCCGACACCCTGAACGGTCTGATGGCTCTCCCTAACCTCGTGGCCTTGATCCTGCTGTCCGGAACTGTGTTCAAACTCACCAAGGCCTACAGCTTCAGCGACTGA
- a CDS encoding DUF6447 family protein, whose amino-acid sequence MTDSAAQNPVLTFEGKRYDLNTLPNELKELVRGMQVADAQLRMHEDTLKVLAVGRQSLATELNEKLKSVTPLPDQG is encoded by the coding sequence ATGACTGACTCTGCAGCCCAGAACCCTGTGTTGACCTTTGAGGGCAAGCGCTACGACCTGAATACGCTTCCCAATGAGCTCAAGGAGCTTGTGCGTGGCATGCAGGTTGCCGACGCTCAGCTGCGGATGCACGAAGACACCCTCAAGGTTCTGGCGGTGGGCCGTCAGAGCCTGGCCACTGAGCTCAATGAAAAGCTCAAGTCCGTCACTCCGTTGCCCGATCAGGGTTGA